The nucleotide window GCGACACAGGTGAGCGATTTGGAGCGGTAGCCCTCTGGCGCGAAGAAATCGAAGCCATGGCGACGCACCCAATCATGGACCATGCCGTTGAGCTTGGCGTGGCGGGCGTAGCGGGCATCGAGCCCCTCTGCGAAGATTTTTTTCAACTGGTGGCGCAGGCCATAAATGAGGCTGATGCAGGGCGTGCTGGGCGTCATGCTCTTCTCGCCGTTCGCCTGGAATTCCAGGAAGTCGAAGTAGTAACCGCGGTCCTCCACCGTGGCAGCGCGGGCCATCGCAGCAGGTGATGCGGTGAAAAGGGCGAGCCCTGGGGGCAGTGCGAAGGCCTTCTGTGAGCCGGTGAGCAGCACATCGAGCCCCAGTTCATCAAAATTCACCGGCACCGTGGTAAAGCCGGATACGCTATCGGTGATGAACATGACATCGGGATACTTTTTCTTCAGCGCAGCGATTTCTGCGATGGGGCTGAGCACGCCCGTGCTGGTCTCATTGTGGATGAAGGTCACGGCATCGAACTCCCCGGTGGCGAGGCGCTTATCGATCTCTGCGGCGAGGATGGGTTGGCCCCACTCGACTTGATAGGCTTCAGCTTGCTTGCCACAGCGCTTGGAGACATCCAGCCACTTGTCGGAGAAGGCCCCGTTGCAGCAGTTGAGCACTTTTTTCTTCACCAGATTGCGGATGCTACCCTCCATCACGCCCCAGGCGGAGGAGGTGCTCAGAAAGACCTGCTGCTTCGTGCCAAAGAGGGTCTGGAGCATGGGCTGGATCTCCGCATAGAGGTCCTGAAAGCCCTTCCCGCGATGTCCGATCATCGGCTGCGCCATTGCAGCGTAGGTGTCGGCAGAGACTTCGACGGGGCCAGGGATGTAGAGTTTGACGTGTTTGCTCATGAATAAGATGGGGAAAGGGGGAGAAAGACAGTAAGAGGCAGAGCCCCTGGCGCAAGGGCATAGACCACCCCTTCTGAAGAATATGGCTCCAAAGTCCACGCCAGATTTCTCTCAGG belongs to Verrucomicrobiaceae bacterium and includes:
- a CDS encoding alanine--glyoxylate aminotransferase family protein, yielding MSKHVKLYIPGPVEVSADTYAAMAQPMIGHRGKGFQDLYAEIQPMLQTLFGTKQQVFLSTSSAWGVMEGSIRNLVKKKVLNCCNGAFSDKWLDVSKRCGKQAEAYQVEWGQPILAAEIDKRLATGEFDAVTFIHNETSTGVLSPIAEIAALKKKYPDVMFITDSVSGFTTVPVNFDELGLDVLLTGSQKAFALPPGLALFTASPAAMARAATVEDRGYYFDFLEFQANGEKSMTPSTPCISLIYGLRHQLKKIFAEGLDARYARHAKLNGMVHDWVRRHGFDFFAPEGYRSKSLTCVANNKGIDVAAFIGLLKSNHSMIIDGGYGKLKGKTFRISNMGDESEASITTVIAALDDSLAKL